The genomic interval CCCAGTGGTAAGCGCCAAAGAGGAAACGCCCTAGGTTCGACATGCGGTGACTATTGGGGCTAGCGTTAAATCGTAAGAATACGTGGGTTACCGTCGGCCTCGTGGGATTAGTCTGGGCGAAGCCTGGAACCCcacggttataaaaaaaataataataataagatgcTTTATTATTGAATAATTTTCCACATGTATAAATGCGTGCACTACGCTAACACCTATCTTGACTTTTTCTATGGTCGTGTTTATTACTTTTGGATTCATTTGGAGTAAACTATAGTAATTAGTGGGAATATTGGTAGTACCTTATTCCTCAAATACCAGTCATTTTTGATGATATTTGATGATCGGGCCATCACtgaaattaaaatacatatatataatataacaataTCCAAGTTATacctttttagcaaaaaaaaaaaatatcctaGTTATACTCTAAGTTACAAGTGGTTAGATTCCTCGTATTttgaattgaaaatataaagagTATGAATAATGTATGATATATTGCAGGATCAAATCTAACATTCATtcatagttacaaaaaaaaatctaacattcTATATTATCTTCAGATTAGAGTATGATCGTAATTTTCTCCATCAATTAGCTGACCGTATTTATTCACATTATAAGATTTACACGATCTCATGCTGGACTATAGAATAATTGTAGTTTTATGACTAATTAATCTCCACCCTTTtgagtattattttaaatttacacaAAAGATCGGTGAGGATGCTATTCACTAGGAGTATTATAGTTAAGCATCAATCTCGGTGTCAGTAAGTCATTAGCCACACTGCTTTTCACTAATTAATCATtattgttttaatgtttttaaacaGAACCGATGTGTGAACATGATTGCACATCTATTCAACGCACCGTTAGTAGAGACGGAGACAGCCGTTGGAGTAGGGACCGTTGGATCATCTGAGGCCATAATGTTGGCCGGTTTGGCCTTTAAGCGAAAATGGCAGAACAAGCGTAAAGCCGAAGGAAAACCCTTCGATAACCCCAACATTGTCACCGGAGCCAATGTTCAAGTAATTAACGATTATTCAAGTTTAATGGTAATAGTTAAATTTGTGTTTGATCAGTTTCTAACAATAACGTATCAAAATGCTAGGTGTGTTGGGAGAAATTTGCTAGGTACTTTGAGGTTGAACTTAAAGAAGTGAAACTAAGCGAAGGATATTATGTGATGAATCCGGAGCAAGCTGTTGAGATGGTCGATGAAAACACTATATGTGTTGCGGCCATTCTTGGTTCCACTCTTAATGGAGAATTTGAAGATGTCAAACTCTTGAACGATCTCTTGGTCCTAAAGAACAAAGAAACCGGGTAAATTGATTAGTTTTGTACCAATGGATTGTTATACACTATACAATATATTAGTAGTACTATAGTTAGAATATTTAAAACGTTTACACTAATCAAAACAACTAATAACTGCGTTGATATATGTTTGCATGCTTTGATAGATGGGACACACCAATCCATGTGGATGCGGCAAGTGGAGGATTCATTGCACCATTTCTGTATCCAGAATTGGAATGGGACTTTAGATTGCCATTGGTGAAGAGTATAAATGTGAGTGGTCACAAGTATGGACTTGTGTACGCTGGGATTGGCTGGGTTGTCTGGAGAAACAAAGAGGATTTGCCTGAGGAActcatcttccatatcaattaTCTTGGTGCTGACCAACCCACTTTTACGCTCAATTTTTCCAAAGGTAAGTTTAACTTAGTGATGGTCTAAGTTATTGtctgttttaattatttttattgctaTTCCTAATCTTTCTTGTTTGACTTATACGTACCAGCCATGATATAAATTGACTAACATCAAAGTGACGGAGGTTAAATATCTTTCTActttaatatacaaaaataaagcCACTTTAAAAATTAGTCGTAGGTGATCATCAAAGTGATGGAGCAATAGAGGTTAAACTTTTTTCCACTTTTatcaattttgaataatttaagaAATAGGTAAGACATGAACATGATACAAGTCAAATTTGTTTTCACTTTAGGTATGGTATAACGTAACTTAAGACGGCGTCATATTAAAGTGTGATTTTTTTCcatatatttagaatttttgaACATTTTATGAGTTGTATTTTGTTTTCACTCATCGCCAATCACTCCTCATTGATTTTCCTCAATAACGCGCGCAGGTTCGAGTCAAGTCATAGCTCAATACTACCAACTTATCCGATTGGGCCACGAGGTGAGTCAGTTCGTGACTACTGTAAATGCTATACATCATGTTAAGGCTTAGTAACTAGAAATTCcttagtaaaataaaatgtatcaAACAGGGTTATAGAAATGTGATGGAGAATTGCAGAGAGAATATGATCATGTTAAGAGAAGGACTTGAGAAGACAGGAAGGTTCAACATCGTATCAAAGGATGAGGGAGTGCCACTTGTTGCTTTCTCCTTGAAAGATAACAGCTCTCACACTGAGTTCGAAGTCTCGGACATGCTTCGCAGGTAAGCTTCTACTTTTTTAGcgcaaaatatttatttagtaaaacatagttatctaattaaaaattatactatattAACTATAGACCAACTGTACACAAACATATGACATCGGAATATATTAACGGTTTTCTAAAACTTGTTActttagatatttttgttttctctcacctaattaacttttattttatatttttaattaatgaaatacTAATAGAATATCTAAATCTTATTTGAGAAACCATAGAAACTGTATATAATATCCTAAAGAAAAGtgtcatttattatttttaaaataattatataaatgaattaaaaaatattatttttgtaattgtattttgataattttagcaatggagatgctctaatgtTTCTTACTCTTTCTCATTTCGTTCATTGTGATAAATGATTTATGCACTCAAGAGTAAATACATAAATTAGACGTTATTGATACTTCAAAGATTCATAAAAATAAGTAACTAGATTTGTGTGTGACTATAATgtatctataattttatttatatttaaaacgtAGGTACGGATGGATAGTGCCGGCATATACAATGCCTCCTAACGCACAACACATAACAGTTCTTCGAGTGGTCATCAGAGAAGATTTTTCAAGAACACTAGCAGAGAGACTTGTGATCGATATTGAGAAAGTGATGCGTGAGCTAGATGAACTTCCTTCACGAGTAATTCACAAAATTTCGCTAGGAGAGGAGAGTGAAGCTAACGGGGATAACTTGATGGTGACAGTGAAGAAAAGCGATATGGAGAAGCAAAGAGAGATC from Raphanus sativus cultivar WK10039 unplaced genomic scaffold, ASM80110v3 Scaffold0313, whole genome shotgun sequence carries:
- the LOC130501862 gene encoding glutamate decarboxylase 1-like gives rise to the protein MVLSHAASNSDVSVHSTFASRYVRTSLPRFKMPENSIPKEAAYQIINDELMLDGNPRLNLASFVTTWMEPECDKLIMSSINKNYVDMDEYPVTTELQNRCVNMIAHLFNAPLVETETAVGVGTVGSSEAIMLAGLAFKRKWQNKRKAEGKPFDNPNIVTGANVQVCWEKFARYFEVELKEVKLSEGYYVMNPEQAVEMVDENTICVAAILGSTLNGEFEDVKLLNDLLVLKNKETGWDTPIHVDAASGGFIAPFLYPELEWDFRLPLVKSINVSGHKYGLVYAGIGWVVWRNKEDLPEELIFHINYLGADQPTFTLNFSKGSSQVIAQYYQLIRLGHEGYRNVMENCRENMIMLREGLEKTGRFNIVSKDEGVPLVAFSLKDNSSHTEFEVSDMLRRYGWIVPAYTMPPNAQHITVLRVVIREDFSRTLAERLVIDIEKVMRELDELPSRVIHKISLGEESEANGDNLMVTVKKSDMEKQREIINGWKKFVSDRKKTNGIC